Part of the Deltaproteobacteria bacterium genome is shown below.
TAAGTTGATTCGAGCCCTTTGCGTAGACTTTCAAAAGAGTCCCAAGGATCGATGGATGTGCCGCACGTAAAGAGATCGACCGCTGCATATTGAAACTCTGGCCAGGTGTGGACGGCGAGATGACTTTCTTGAATAACCACCACACCGGAGGTGCCTACAGGGGAGAATTGGTGAAAGGTTGAATTGAGAACGGTTGCACCAGCGTCCTTGGCGGCCTTCACAACGAGTTTCTCAAGGCGAGCCGCATCTCCAAGGATTTCTTCGCTACACCCGTAAAATTCCACAAGAATATGACGACCCAAGCTATTCATATCTAACTCCTACAAGTGTAGACTTTGTATCCACACGGACTTTCTTCGATTTTTCACTTATTTATGCGCCGGTCAAGGCTTGAGCTATTGCGATTCGAGGCGTAGGTAGTCGGAATGACTCAGAGCGTTATTCAGAAAAAAGTTTGGGACAACTGTCAGAATCATCCATTCCAGTTGGCTCTTTGGCCTAAACCAGCCGAACCAAATGGCACTTTGGTGGTCATCCATCATGGGCTGGGCGAGCACGCCTCCCGGTATGAAGAGGTCGGATTGAGGCTTACGGAGCTGGGCTTTGAGGTACGAAGTTACGATTGCCGGGGTCATGGACAAAGCCTGGGTAAAAGAGGCGATGCGGCAGGCCTAGACGGTTTGGTTTCAGACTTTGAAGAGATTCTGCCCACCTTGATCGATACGACGTCGTGTACGCGGGTTGTGATCATGGGTCACTCCATGGGAGGCGCGGTGGTTGGTCGATACCTCACCGCACGACCGATCCACTCAATGATCGAAGGTGCTATTTTAAGTGCCCCTGCATTAGCGGTTCCCATTTCACCGATCAATGACCTGAAGTTGAGACTTGGACGAGTAAT
Proteins encoded:
- a CDS encoding alpha/beta fold hydrolase, with the translated sequence MTQSVIQKKVWDNCQNHPFQLALWPKPAEPNGTLVVIHHGLGEHASRYEEVGLRLTELGFEVRSYDCRGHGQSLGKRGDAAGLDGLVSDFEEILPTLIDTTSCTRVVIMGHSMGGAVVGRYLTARPIHSMIEGAILSAPALAVPISPINDLKLRLGRVINRYMPTLTLPSGLDTLGISSDTSEVARYLADKWVHDMISTR